A window of the Schlesneria paludicola DSM 18645 genome harbors these coding sequences:
- a CDS encoding DUF4440 domain-containing protein, translated as MSAEAELLELSKKLLTTIDTGDWAAYANLCDPSITCFEPEALGHLVEGLPFHKFYFDLPATATKPAKQSSIASPRVRLLGDSAVVTYVRLVQKLDGAGAPVTVSAMETRIWQKSAAGWKHVHFHRTPC; from the coding sequence ATGTCCGCAGAAGCTGAACTGCTTGAACTGAGCAAAAAACTGCTCACAACAATCGATACCGGTGATTGGGCGGCGTATGCCAATTTGTGCGACCCGTCGATCACGTGCTTCGAGCCCGAAGCGCTAGGGCATCTGGTGGAAGGCTTGCCATTCCACAAATTCTATTTTGACCTGCCTGCCACCGCGACGAAGCCTGCCAAGCAGTCATCGATTGCCTCACCCCGCGTGCGGCTGCTGGGCGATTCTGCTGTGGTGACGTATGTGCGGCTCGTTCAAAAGCTCGATGGTGCCGGCGCTCCTGTCACGGTTTCCGCGATGGAAACACGCATTTGGCAAAAGTCAGCCGCTGGGTGGAAGCACGTTCATTTCCATCGCACCCCCTGCTGA